A window from Pseudomonas sp. Tri1 encodes these proteins:
- the infB gene encoding translation initiation factor IF-2 yields the protein MTQVTVKQLADEVKTPVERLLQQMREAGLPHTAAEEHVTDSEKQSLLTHLKSSHKAKVEEPRKITLQRKTTSTLRVAGSKSISVEVRKKKVFVQRSPEEIEAERKRELEERRAVENAARQKAEEEAKRRAEEEARRQPAAAQSAPVEAVAAPAAVAEPVRESAPVVAPAPAPAADTRKRDEQRRPDKPRADDNRRGSGDGERKNAPHRASVKEKAPAPRVAPRTTDEESDGFRRGGRGKAKLKKRNAHGFQSPTGPVVREVKIGETITVGDLAQQMSVKAAEIIKFMFKLGTPATINQVLDQETAQLVAEELGHKVTLVSDTALEDSLAESLKFEGEAVSRAPVVTVMGHVDHGKTSLLDYIRRAKVAAGEAGGITQHIGAYHVETDRGMVTFLDTPGHAAFTAMRARGAKATDIVILVVAADDGVMPQTIEAVQHAKAAGVPLVVAVNKIDKPGADLDRIRSELSVHGVTSEEWGGDTPFVPVSAKMGTGVDELLEAVLLQAEVLELTATPSAPGRGVVVESRLDKGRGPVATVLVQDGTLRQGDMVLVGSNYGRVRAMLDENGKSIKEAGPAIPVEILGLDGTPDAGDEMSVVADEKKAREVALFRQGKFREVKLARAHAGKLENIFENMGQEEKKTLNIVLKSDVRGSLEALNGALNGLGNDEVQVRVVGGGVGGITESDANLALASNAVLFGFNVRADAGARKIVEQEGLDMRYYNVIYDIIEDVKKALTGMLGSDVRENILGVAEVRDVFRSPKFGAIAGCMVIEGVVHRNRPIRVLREDIVIFEGELESLRRFKDDASEVRAGMECGIGVKSYNDVKVGDKIEVFEKVQVARSL from the coding sequence ATGACGCAAGTCACGGTGAAACAACTGGCCGATGAGGTCAAAACACCGGTAGAGCGCCTGTTGCAGCAGATGCGTGAGGCAGGTCTGCCGCACACCGCCGCCGAGGAACATGTGACCGACAGTGAGAAGCAGTCCCTGCTGACTCACTTGAAGAGCAGTCACAAGGCGAAAGTGGAAGAACCGCGCAAGATCACTCTGCAGCGTAAAACCACCAGCACCCTGCGTGTTGCCGGTAGCAAAAGCATCAGCGTTGAAGTACGCAAGAAGAAAGTCTTCGTACAGCGCAGCCCGGAAGAAATCGAAGCCGAGCGCAAACGCGAACTGGAAGAACGTCGCGCAGTAGAAAATGCTGCACGTCAGAAGGCTGAAGAAGAAGCCAAGCGTCGCGCCGAAGAAGAAGCGCGTCGCCAGCCTGCTGCTGCGCAATCGGCTCCGGTCGAAGCTGTTGCGGCACCTGCCGCAGTCGCCGAGCCTGTGCGTGAAAGCGCACCGGTCGTGGCGCCAGCGCCTGCACCTGCGGCTGATACTCGCAAGCGCGACGAACAGCGTCGTCCGGACAAGCCACGTGCCGACGACAACCGTCGTGGCAGTGGTGATGGCGAGCGCAAAAATGCTCCTCATCGTGCTTCGGTCAAGGAAAAGGCGCCGGCACCACGCGTTGCGCCACGTACCACCGACGAAGAAAGCGATGGCTTCCGTCGCGGCGGTCGCGGCAAGGCCAAGCTGAAGAAGCGCAACGCCCACGGTTTCCAGAGCCCTACCGGCCCTGTCGTGCGTGAAGTGAAGATCGGCGAGACCATCACTGTGGGCGATCTGGCCCAGCAGATGTCGGTCAAGGCTGCTGAAATCATCAAGTTCATGTTCAAGCTGGGTACGCCAGCCACCATCAACCAGGTACTGGATCAGGAAACTGCCCAACTGGTTGCTGAAGAGCTGGGCCACAAAGTGACCCTGGTCAGCGACACTGCCCTGGAAGACTCCCTGGCCGAGTCCCTGAAGTTTGAAGGTGAGGCGGTTTCCCGTGCGCCGGTCGTGACCGTAATGGGCCACGTTGACCACGGTAAAACTTCCCTGCTCGACTACATTCGTCGTGCGAAGGTTGCGGCAGGTGAGGCTGGCGGTATTACCCAGCACATCGGTGCCTACCACGTTGAAACCGACCGCGGCATGGTGACGTTCCTCGACACCCCGGGTCACGCCGCGTTTACCGCGATGCGTGCCCGTGGTGCCAAGGCGACTGACATCGTGATCCTGGTGGTTGCGGCGGACGACGGCGTGATGCCGCAAACCATCGAAGCCGTTCAGCATGCCAAGGCTGCTGGCGTACCGCTGGTGGTTGCGGTGAACAAGATCGACAAGCCGGGCGCCGATCTCGATCGCATCCGTAGCGAACTGTCGGTTCACGGCGTGACCTCCGAAGAGTGGGGTGGCGACACTCCATTCGTACCGGTCTCGGCGAAGATGGGTACCGGTGTTGACGAACTGCTCGAAGCTGTTCTGTTGCAAGCCGAAGTCCTGGAACTGACTGCGACACCTTCGGCTCCAGGCCGTGGTGTGGTCGTTGAATCGCGTCTCGACAAGGGCCGTGGTCCGGTTGCGACCGTCCTGGTTCAAGACGGTACCCTGCGCCAAGGCGACATGGTACTGGTCGGTTCGAACTACGGCCGTGTACGTGCCATGCTCGACGAGAACGGCAAGTCCATCAAGGAAGCCGGTCCGGCTATCCCGGTCGAGATCCTCGGCCTGGACGGCACCCCGGACGCTGGCGACGAGATGAGCGTTGTGGCTGACGAGAAGAAAGCCCGTGAAGTGGCTCTGTTCCGTCAAGGCAAGTTCCGCGAAGTCAAACTGGCTCGTGCTCACGCAGGCAAGCTGGAAAACATCTTCGAGAACATGGGTCAGGAAGAGAAGAAGACGCTCAACATCGTCCTCAAATCCGACGTCCGTGGTTCCCTCGAAGCGTTGAACGGCGCCTTGAATGGCCTGGGTAACGACGAAGTGCAAGTGCGTGTGGTCGGTGGCGGTGTCGGTGGTATCACCGAATCCGATGCCAACCTGGCACTGGCCTCCAACGCTGTACTGTTCGGCTTCAACGTGCGTGCCGATGCCGGCGCTCGCAAGATCGTCGAGCAGGAAGGCCTGGATATGCGTTACTACAACGTGATCTACGACATCATCGAAGACGTCAAGAAAGCCCTGACCGGTATGTTGGGCAGCGACGTGCGGGAGAACATCCTGGGCGTGGCTGAAGTACGTGACGTGTTCCGTTCGCCGAAGTTCGGCGCGATCGCCGGTTGCATGGTGATCGAAGGTGTCGTTCACCGTAACCGTCCAATCCGCGTACTGCGTGAAGACATCGTTATCTTCGAAGGCGAGCTGGAATCCCTGCGCCGCTTCAAGGATGACGCTTCCGAAGTTCGTGCCGGCATGGAATGCGGTATTGGCGTCAAGAGCTACAACGACGTCAAGGTCGGCGACAAGATCGAAGTCTTCGAGAAGGTCCAGGTTGCTCGCAGCCTCTGA
- the rbfA gene encoding 30S ribosome-binding factor RbfA, producing MAKEYSRTQRIGDQMQRELAQLIRREVKDPRVGLVTITAVEVSRDVGHAKIFITVMGQDSAEEIAQSIKVLNSAAGFLRMQLAREMKLRSVPQLHFHYDESVVRGAHLSALIERAVAEDSQHPVAAEPEDTKE from the coding sequence ATGGCAAAAGAATATAGCCGTACCCAACGAATCGGCGATCAGATGCAGCGTGAGCTGGCCCAACTGATCCGCCGCGAAGTCAAAGACCCGCGCGTCGGCCTGGTCACCATTACCGCTGTGGAAGTCAGCCGTGACGTCGGTCATGCCAAGATTTTCATCACGGTGATGGGGCAGGACAGCGCCGAAGAAATCGCCCAAAGCATCAAGGTGCTCAACTCGGCAGCCGGTTTCCTGCGTATGCAGTTGGCCCGGGAGATGAAGTTGCGCAGCGTTCCACAGCTGCACTTCCATTACGACGAAAGCGTCGTGCGGGGGGCGCACCTGTCGGCGTTGATCGAGCGTGCCGTGGCTGAAGACAGTCAGCACCCGGTTGCGGCTGAACCCGAAGACACCAAGGAGTAA
- the truB gene encoding tRNA pseudouridine(55) synthase TruB, with translation MAQVKRIRRNVSGIILLDKPLGFTSNAALQKVRWLLNAEKAGHTGSLDPLATGVLPLCFGEATKFSQYLLDSDKGYETLAQLGKTTTTADAEGEVLLERPVTVGQADIEAVLPGFRGQISQIPPMYSALKRDGQPLYKLARAGEVVEREPRSVTIARLELLAFDGNTARLAVDCSKGTYIRTLVEDIGEQLGCGAYVAELRRTQAGPFTLAQTVTLEELEAVHAEGGNEAVDRFLMPSDSGLLDWPLLQFSEHSAFYWLNGQPVRAPDAPKFGMVRVQDHNGRFIGIGEVSEDGRIAPRRLIRSE, from the coding sequence GTGGCTCAGGTCAAACGTATCCGTCGTAACGTCAGCGGCATCATCCTGCTCGACAAGCCGTTGGGGTTCACTTCCAACGCGGCGTTGCAGAAGGTTCGCTGGCTGCTCAATGCCGAGAAGGCCGGGCACACCGGTAGCCTCGATCCGTTGGCCACCGGCGTATTGCCGCTGTGCTTCGGTGAGGCGACCAAGTTCTCCCAGTACCTGCTCGATTCCGACAAGGGTTATGAAACCCTGGCGCAACTGGGCAAGACCACCACCACGGCGGACGCCGAGGGTGAGGTTTTGCTGGAGCGCCCGGTGACCGTTGGTCAGGCTGATATCGAAGCTGTGCTGCCAGGATTTCGCGGGCAAATCAGTCAGATACCGCCGATGTACTCGGCCCTCAAGCGTGATGGCCAGCCGTTGTACAAGCTGGCTCGTGCAGGCGAAGTAGTGGAGCGCGAACCGCGTTCTGTTACTATTGCGCGCTTGGAATTGCTGGCCTTTGACGGTAACACTGCGCGGCTGGCCGTGGATTGCAGCAAAGGCACCTATATCCGTACCCTGGTGGAGGATATCGGCGAGCAGCTCGGTTGTGGCGCATACGTGGCAGAATTGCGACGGACCCAGGCTGGGCCTTTCACGTTGGCCCAGACGGTCACGCTCGAAGAGCTCGAAGCGGTACATGCCGAAGGCGGCAACGAAGCGGTCGACCGTTTCCTGATGCCATCGGACAGCGGGCTGCTGGACTGGCCGCTGTTGCAGTTCTCGGAACACAGCGCGTTCTACTGGCTCAACGGCCAGCCGGTACGTGCCCCGGACGCGCCGAAGTTCGGCATGGTTCGGGTGCAGGATCACAATGGTCGCTTCATCGGTATCGGTGAAGTGAGCGAAGACGGGCGTATTGCGCCGCGTCGACTGATTCGGTCGGAATGA
- the rpsO gene encoding 30S ribosomal protein S15 encodes MALDVQEKAQIVADYQQAVGDTGSPEVQVALLTHNINKLQGHFKANGKDHHSRRGLIRMVNQRRKLLDYLKGKDVSRYSALIARLGLRR; translated from the coding sequence ATGGCTCTCGACGTTCAAGAAAAAGCTCAAATCGTAGCTGACTACCAGCAAGCTGTTGGTGACACTGGTTCGCCAGAAGTGCAAGTTGCACTGCTGACCCACAACATCAACAAACTGCAAGGTCACTTCAAGGCCAACGGTAAAGATCACCACTCCCGTCGTGGTCTGATCCGCATGGTAAACCAGCGTCGTAAGCTGCTGGACTACCTGAAAGGCAAGGACGTGAGCCGTTACAGCGCTCTGATCGCTCGCCTGGGTCTGCGTCGCTAA